A single region of the Schizosaccharomyces osmophilus chromosome 3, complete sequence genome encodes:
- a CDS encoding NAD/NADH kinase translates to MNMPEQSDIPGDGTLDELNKIKMKNLCFRKRSNENVNSPANFDLSGLNTPVDELSHANIQNLNVSDFRSLTQQSNREDCYSRIENVMRLKSMYSEAINGVFSAEPKNILIVTKPRNHSLVYLTADITKFLLSSTSPESKVFVDKRLANSKRFVANDILNDLELHEDRIGFWTPYICLIKPTKFDLIITVGDNATVLYASWLFQKLCPPVLTLSDTDVPGFLTHFSAAEYKKHINYMLNSRISLRFSSRLECSYHKYNAETKQYSHVSTNYVLDEIQVSRGEHPYISNLNLYNNSELMTIVQADGLIVSTPTGSTNMSMNAGGSLVHPALNALLITPICPHCLSFRPVILPDYSVINIEIPLDSRASAFYSADGHSKTEMTRGDYLSIVTSQYPFTTIQNPHKQWTKILEDKLRWNVRERQKPFSRKQSMIFNKDTTDDKFDITENSYNRESAENT, encoded by the coding sequence ATGAACATGCCTGAACAGTCTGACATTCCAGGGGATGGCACGTTGGACGAACTGAACAAGatcaaaatgaaaaaccTATGTTTTCGTAAAAGAAGTAATGAGAATGTTAACAGTCCAGCGAATTTTGATTTGTCGGGACTGAATACTCCAGTCGATGAGTTAAGCCATGCAAACATACAGAACCTGAATGTTAGTGATTTCCGCAGCCTCACACAGCAGAGTAATCGTGAAGATTGTTACTCTCGTATTGAAAATGTTATGAGGTTAAAATCCATGTATAGTGAAGCTATTAATGGGGTTTTTTCTGCAGAACCAAAGAATATTCTCATTGTTACCAAACCCAGGAACCACTCATTGGTATATTTAACCGCGGACATAACAAAATTTCTGCTTTCTTCGACTTCGCCTGAGTCGAAAGTGTTCGTAGACAAACGGTTGGcaaattccaaaagattTGTCGCAAACGATATTCTGAACGATTTGGAATTGCATGAAGATAGAATTGGATTTTGGACTCCTTACATTTGCTTAATCAAACCAACAAAGTTTGATTTGATTATCACCGTTGGTGATAATGCTACTGTTTTGTATGCCTCTTGgttatttcaaaaactttgtcCTCCTGTCCTGACTTTATCCGATACTGATGTTCCCGGATTCTTGACTCATTTCTCTGCTGCTGAGTATAAAAAGCATATCAACTATATGCTTAACAGTAGAATTTCATTACGCTTTTCTTCTCGACTAGAATGTTCATATCACAAGTACAATGCAGAAACAAAGCAATACTCTCACGTTTCTACGAACTACGTTTTGGACGAGATTCAGGTCTCACGTGGTGAGCATCCTTACATCAGCAATTTAAACCTTTACAACAACTCAGAGTTAATGACGATCGTTCAAGCTGATGGACTAATTGTCTCTACTCCAACCGGTTCCACCAACATGTCTATGAATGCTGGTGGCTCTCTTGTCCATCCTGCTTTAAACGCTTTATTGATTACTCCTATCTGTCCTCATTGCCTATCGTTCAGGCCAGTAATTCTTCCTGATTATTCGGTTATAAACATTGAAATCCCCTTGGATTCTCGTGCTAGTGCTTTTTACTCTGCTGATGGGCACAGCAAAACTGAAATGACTCGCGGTGATTACTTGTCTATTGTGACTTCGCAATATCCTTTTACCACAATTCAAAACCCGCATAAACAATGGACAAAGATTCTTGAAGATAAACTGCGATGGAATGTACgagaaagacaaaaaccTTTCTCTAGAAAGCAAAGCATGATTTTCAATAAAGACACCACTGATGATAAGTTTGATATTACTGAAAATTCCTACAACAGAGAATCTGCAGAAAACACCTAG
- the skb5 gene encoding protein kinase activator Skb5, with translation MTGGKIENSYSVIARDYLYPVGHELFFGFHARDIEKVEEAFEDDGDVNYSENITRDAGMFSISNDIDANYSETEDSDDPNTIQVVCDAVALYDFEPLHENELGVSEGQTVCILSEVSHGWLVAYDELSGKSGLVPESYVNLIQ, from the coding sequence ATGACTGGAGgcaaaattgaaaattccTACTCGGTTATTGCAAGAGACTATCTCTATCCAGTCGGTCATGagttattttttggtttccatGCGCGTGACATCGAGAAAGTGgaagaagcttttgaagACGATGGAGATGTGAATTATTCCGAGAACATAACCAGAGATGCGGGTATGTTTAGCATATCAAATGATATTGATGCTAATTACTCCGAAACCGAGGATTCGGACGATCCAAACACCATACAGGTTGTTTGTGATGCTGTTGCTCTATATGACTTTGAACCTTTGCATGAGAATGAACTGGGCGTCTCCGAGGGTCAGACAGTATGCATCCTATCAGAAGTTAGTCATGGTTGGCTAGTTGCATACGATGAGCTTTCAGGAAAAAGCGGTCTTGTCCCGGAGTCTTACGTTAATTTGATCCAGTAA
- a CDS encoding Schizosaccharomyces specific protein, with protein MDPSKTEEKHELQESNLKSKQIRMNEWKHPSEKVDGRWLQLDARVNRTVEDLEISNHNLQIINEGLERKLEEITAQSSVQEKQAPSSLLQTKANEEKVLLHSVNNVLDNFISIVDGMVQQAQDVLDD; from the exons ATGGATCCAtcaaaaacagaagaaaaacatgaaTTGCAAGAATCGAATTTAAAATCAAAGCAGATAcgaatgaatgaatggaaGCATCCATCAGAAAAAGTGGATGGTCGATGGTTGCAATTGGATGCAAGGGTTAATCGTACT GTAGAAGACcttgaaatttcaaaccACAATCTACAAATCATTAATGAGGGCctggaaagaaaactagAAGAAATTACAGCTCAGTCTTCAGTGCAGGAAAAGCAGGCTCCTAGTAGCCTattgcaaacaaaagcaaacgaagaaaaagttcttcttcattcagTCAATAATGTGTTAGACAACTTTATTTCCATCGTTGATGGAATGGTTCAACAGGCACAAGATGTTTTGGATGACTAG
- the yta4 gene encoding mitochondrial outer membrane ATPase Msp1/Yta4 produces MHPGTKTTIKEIAVYALAFGCSWYAARKLLSSLDPYRQKRQDTVSKSRQKLDNWAEEHVRDIETVELDEYEQMVASQLVLPSEINVAFDDIAGMDEHVNHLFQDVLFPLKYPEVFNTHSDLLSSPKGLLLYGPPGCGKTMLAKALAKQSNATFINVSVGLLTDKWFGESNKLVDALFSLARKLEPSIIFIDEIDTFLRQRQRTDHEAMAQIKAEFMSMWDGLLTGESRVLVLGATNRPGDIDDAIRRRMPKVYSIPLPTSSQRRKILELYLKSVKLDETFDWNAVVASTAGLSGSYIKEACRSALSVPRRELFATFGNNLDRIKIEIDDGGLRPLKTEDFVAQDSLEGLSIDVE; encoded by the coding sequence ATGCACCCCGGTACGAAAACTACGATCAAAGAGATCGCTGTCTATGCTTTGGCTTTCGGATGTTCCTGGTATGCAGCTCGTAAGctgctttcttctttggatcCTTACAGACAAAAACGACAAGATACTGTCTCAAAGAGTCGCCAGAAATTGGACAACTGGGCAGAAGAGCATGTTCGAGATATAGAAACGGTTGAATTGGATGAGTACGAACAGATGGTAGCGTCTCAGCTAGTCTTGCCAAGCGAAATTAATGTAGCTTTCGACGACATCGCTGGGATGGACGAACACGTGAatcatttgtttcaagATGTTCTGTTCCCATTGAAATATCCAGAAGTCTTTAATACACATAGTGACCTTTTGTCGTCTCCCAAGGGTCTCCTCTTGTATGGACCACCGGGTTGCGGTAAAACCATGTTGGCAAAGGCCTTGgcaaagcaaagcaacGCTACATTCATCAACGTGAGCGTAGGACTTTTAACGGATAAATGGTTCGGAGAGTCTAATAAGCTTGTGGATGCATTATTTTCTCTTGCTCGAAAGTTAGAACCTTCAATTATCTTCATCGATGAGATTGATACTTTTCTTAGACAACGACAGCGTACTGACCATGAAGCCATGGCTCAAATCAAGGCGGAGTTTATGTCCATGTGGGATGGTCTCTTAACAGGTGAATCTAGGGTTCTAGTACTTGGTGCCACCAACCGCCCTGGAGACATTGATGATGCGATTCGTCGCCGAATGCCAAAGGTTTACTCTATCCCATTACCCACAAGTAGTCAACGGAGAaagattttggaattgTATCTTAAAAGTGTAAAATTGGATGAAACCTTTGACTGGAATGCTGTTGTCGCTTCAACAGCAGGTTTGTCTGGCTCTTACATTAAAGAAGCATGTCGCTCCGCATTGTCTGTTCCACGACGGGAATTGTTTGCAACTTTTGGTAATAATTTAGACAgaattaaaatagaaatcGACGACGGGGGACTGCGGCCCTTGAAAACCGAAGATTTTGTTGCTCAGGATTCCTTAGAAGGGTTATCCATAGACGTCGAATAG
- the tim9 gene encoding Tim9-Tim10 complex subunit Tim9: protein MEYLNQKEQEQFAQVLETKQIKDYTNMMFNLSQGCFNDCILDFTSSKVGDKESACLTRCADKFFKHTQRVGQRFAENNAKLMQ, encoded by the exons ATGGAATATTtgaaccaaaaagaacaagagcAATTTGCTCAagttttggaaacaaagcaaataaaagattATACGAAT ATGATGTTTAACCTTAGTCAGGGCTGCTTCAATGACTGTATCCTTGATTTTACCAGCAGCAAAGTTGGTGACAAGGAAAGTGCTTGCTTAACCAGATGTGCGGACAAGTTTTTCAAGCATACCCAGCGCGTTGGTCAAAGGTTTGCAGAAAACAACGCTAAGCTTATGCAGTAA
- the ada2 gene encoding SAGA complex subunit Ada2, with translation MPPQKFHCNVCAQDITRMIHIRCAECADFDLCIPCYTSGASLGEHQPSHPYRIIETNSYPIFTEDWGADEELLLIDACETLGLGNWSDIAEYVGNGRTKEDCKDHYISTYIETSNYPLSKSEFDGPIDRIAFAEKKRARIQKFEPIPVIPPKPLASTPQCHEIQGYMPGRLEFDQEYMNEAEVPVKDMNFEEDASESKQQEEHIKLTMLNIYNSRLTSRAIRKQVIFTHNLLDYRRLQANEKRLSKEERLLLNKTKSFARLLSAEDYRKFLHGLFEQVALVKRIQELQEWRQMGLTNLEQGVRYQRDKTQKMLISRATSGLIRQNKPLNSVVPPVPFPIRDIQKFVKQPIPVPSFPTSADRHLLSDEEHSLCLQLQIFPKPFLALKYALISASLISDKPFSKDDAVQLLKHIEHTKVEQLYDFCKRLNWITTP, from the exons ATGCCGCCTCAAAAGTTTCATTGCAATGTATGTGCACAAGATATAACGAGGATGATTCACATCAGGTGTGCGGAATGTGCGGATTTTGATCTGTGCATTCCCTGCTACACTTCTGGAGCTTCCCTCGGCGAGCACCAACCAAGTCATCCATATCGTATTATTGAGACAAATTCTTATCCTATTTTTACAGAAGACTGGGGTGCAGATGAAGAACTTCTGCTCATTGATGCATGTGAGACGTTGGGTTTGGGAAATTGGTCAGATATCGCCGAATATGTAGGCAATGGGCGCACCAAAGAAGATTGTAAAGATCATTATATAAGCACATATATCGAAACAAGTAATTACCCTCTTTCTAAGAGCGAGTTTGATGGACCCATCGATCGGATAGCCTTCGCTGAGAAGAAGCGCGCACGCATACAAAAATTTGAACCCATTCCAGTGATTCCCCCAAAACCACTAGCTTCTACCCCACAATGTCATGAAATACAGGGCTACATGCCTGGCCGTTTGGAATTTGATCAAGAGTACATGAACGAAGCCGAGGTTCCCGTCAAAGATATGaactttgaagaagacgCATCGGAATCGAAACAACAGGAAGAACATATCAAGCTTACTATGttgaatatatataattCTCGTTTAACAAGTCGTGCAATTCGGAAACAAGTCATCTTCACCCATAATTTATTAGACTACCGGAGATTGCAAGCTAATGAAAAGCGTCTCTCGAAAGAGGAACGTCTATTActtaataaaacaaaatcttttgcTCGCCTGCTTTCAGCTGAAGACTACCGAAAATTTTTACATGGTCTTTTTGAACAAGTCGCTCTTGTAAAACGTATACAAGAGCTTCAGGAATGGAGACAGATGGGACTCACTAATCTTGAGCAAGGCGTACGTTATCAACGCGATAAAACACAAAAG ATGTTGATTAGCAGAGCGACTAGCGGTTTAATACGTCAAAATAAGCCTCTAAACTCTGTTGTTCCACCAGttccttttccaattcgagatattcaaaagtttGTCAAACAACCTATTCCTGTCCCTTCATTTCCTACTTCTGCTGACCGTCATCTTCTCTCCGACGAGGAGCATTCTTTATGTCTTCAATTACAGATCTTTCCAAAACCATTTTTGGCATTAAAATACGCCTTAATCTCTGCTTCTCTTATTTCTGATaaacctttttccaaagacGACGCTGTTCAACTATTGAAGCACATTGAACACACAAAGGTAGAACAATTATACGACTTCTGTAAAAGGTTAAATTGGATCACTACTCCATGA
- the gad8 gene encoding serine/threonine protein kinase (AGC family) Gad8, producing MSWKLTKKLKETHLASAIGLNSSGSIKGLRNNAHSSMSSRKSSDEKSSRSSEDRQPQSTVVQPGLLQVTIIAARDLRLPSGYTPTNYTASFGAIPSNNGLGHSRSRSHAWWLPYIVVEFDKNEVLVDALNTATLENPRWDYQATFDVSRYSKLSLNIYLRSSTSRLRNGMGNDVFLGGIKIPPSFVVNKLTDEWVSLQGGSGELRVQMLYKPNQNTPLTIDAFDLLKVVGKGSFGKVMQVRKRDTSRIYALKTIRKAHIVSRSEVDHTLAERTVLAQVNNPFIVPLKFSFQSPEKLYIVLAFVNGGELFHHLQREGCFGTSRAKFYTAELLVALECLHEFNVIYRDLKPENILLDYTGHIALCDFGLCKLNMAKTDRTNTFCGTPEYLAPELLLGHGYTKVVDWWTLGVLLYEMITGLPPFYDENINEMYRKILQDTLRFPDNIDKDGRNLLCGLLTRSPDKRLGSRGAQEIKNHPFFADIDWKKLFAKKIQPPFKPCVESAIDTSNFDSEFTSEIPMDSVVADSHLSETVQQQFANWSYQRPTTIDASDDISTIAPGSITR from the exons ATGTCTTGGAAATTAACGAAAA aattaaaagaaacacaTCTTGCCTCTGCGATCGGATTGAATTCCAGTGGCTCAATAAAAGGCTTGCGGAACAATGCGCATTCTTCAATGTCGTCTCGAAAATCGAGCGATGAGAAATCCAGCAGAAGCTCAGAAGACCGACAACCTCAGAGCACAGTGGTTCAACCAGGTTTGCTTCAAGTCACAATTATTGCAGCCAGAGACTTGCGTCTACCATCTGGATATACGCCAACTAACTATACAGCATCTTTCGGTGCTATTCCCAGTAATAATGGCTTAGGACATTCCCGGTCGCGAAGTCATGCATGGTGGTTACCTTACATCGTGGTAGAGTTTGACAAAAACGAGGTTTTAGTGGATGCTCTAAATACTGCTACTCTAGAAAATCCAAGGTGGGATTATCAGGCTACTTTTGATGTTTCCCgatattcaaaattatCTTTAAACATTTATCTTCGATCTTCTACAAGTCGATTGCGAAACGGGATGGGAAATGACGTGTTTTTGGGAGGAATAAAGATTCCTCCATCTTTTGTTGTCAATAAGCTTACTGATGAATGGGTTTCTTTACAGGGAGGCAGCGGAGAATTACGAGTTCAAATGCTGTATAAACCGAACCAGAATACCCCCCTTACCATTGATGCTTTTGACCTTTTAAAAGTGGTCGGAAAAGgctcttttggaaaagtcaTGCAGGTTCGAAAACGAGACACCTCGCGTATTTATGCTTTAAAAACTATTCGAAAAGCACACATTGTTTCAAGGAGTGAAGTTGACCATACTCTGGCAGAAAGAACTGTGCTGGCGCAAGTTAACAATCCCTTTATTGTTCCATTAAAGTTCTCTTTCCAATCTCCCGAAAAGTTGTATATTGTTTTGGCATTCGTTAACGGTGGTGAGTTGTTTCATCATTTACAGCGTGAAGGTTGCTTTGGCACTTCCCGAGCAAAGTTTTACACGGCAGAACTGCTGGTAGCTCTCGAGTGCCTTCATGAATTCAACGTCATTTATCGTGACTTAAAACCAGAAAACATTCTTTTAGACTACACCGGACACATTGCTCTATGTGATTTTGGTTTATGCAAATTAAATATGGCCAAAACTGACCGCACAAACA CTTTTTGTGGCACTCCAGAATACCTCGCGCCGGAATTGCTTTTGGGTCACGGTTATACAAAAGTAGTTGACTGGTGGACTTTGGGTGTGCTACTTTACGAAATGATAACTGGTCTCCCCCCGTtttatgatgaaaatataaatgaaatgtATAGAAAAATTTTACAAGATACGCTACGCTTCCCTGATAATATTGACAAAGATGGCCGTAACTTACTTTGCGGCTTATTGACTCGCTCACCGGATAAAAGGTTAGGTAGTCGCGGTGCccaagaaataaaaaaccatcctttttttgcGGATATTGATTggaaaaagctttttgcCAAAAAGATTCAGCCGCCTTTCAAACCATGTGTTGAGTCTGCTATTGATACGAGCAATTTTGACTCCGAATTTACCTCAGAAATCCCAATGGATAGTGTTGTTGCGGATTCACATCTTTCGGAGACCGTTCAACAACAATTTGCAAATTGGAGCTATCAGCGTCCTACTACAATAGATGCATCTGATGACATTTCGACGATTGCTCCTGGAAGCATAACGCGGTAG
- a CDS encoding Schizosaccharomyces specific protein, predicted GPI anchor: MPVLNQKSLFFALCAFFMLFSSVFGALIAPIGNVDNLEGVQLKYADNVLTTPVPDFKRAKRDGVSTPSYSTTADNVVIVTDKYWSVVSGLNQPIPYPFTFSEAHPSSTITTAPSGSIGYGSIKGNNRQLMEGSSSTRISFPHITFALIAVTSLIALFV; encoded by the exons ATGCCTGTCTTGAACCAAAAATCGCtgttttttgctttgtgCGCCTTTTTCATGCTTTTCTCTTCGGTATTTGGTGCTTTGATTGCGCCTATTGGAAATGTTGACAATCTTGAAGGTGTCCAACTAAAGTACG CTGACAATGTTCTTACGACTCCCGTTCCTGACTTTAAACGGGCAAAGCGTGACGGTGTATCTACACCCTCGTATTCTACCACCGCAGACAACGTAGTCATTGTTACCGACAAGTATTGGTCTGTCGTTTCAGGTCTAAATCAACCAATCCCTTATCCCTTTACTTTCTCGGAGGCTCATCCTTCGTCAACAATAACAACAGCACCCTCTGGATCTATCGGATATGGATCAATAAAGGGTAATAATCGCCAATTGATGGAAGGTAGCTCATCCACGCGTATCTCCTTCCCTCACATTACCTTTGCTTTGATAGCCGTCACTAGTTTGATTGCTTTATTCgtataa
- the cgi121 gene encoding EKC/KEOPS complex subunit Cgi121, with protein MYLPLFQKTPVSVFVFNNVENAEKLHQELIGQNPAYDYAFIDASSIVSVKQIYSATMRALQAQADGQMKSKTLHMEVILSLCPKTEISTALRQFGMSKKSKKIVALRINGAPSEEEELAHVLKIVQGTHLPFSDETFQKLADMKVVKKNYKLDVASMQNPTAAILSAIALRGYS; from the exons ATGTATTTGCCATTATTCCAAAAAACACCTGTGAGTGTATTCGTGTTTAATAATGTTGAGAATGCAGAGAAATTGCATCAAGAACTCATTGGCCAAAATCCTGCTTACGATTATGCCTTCATTGACGCTTCTAGT ATTGTATCTGTAAAGCAGATTTATAGTGCTACTATGCGTGCTCTGCAAGCTCAAGCGGATGGACAgatgaaatcaaaaacgTTGCACATGGAAGTCATTTTGTCTCTTTGTCCTAAAACAGAG ATTTCCACAGCTCTACGACAATTCGGCATGAGTAAAAAGTCCAAAAAGATTGTAGCTTTGAGAATCAACGGTGCTCCTTCAGAG GAAGAGGAATTGGCACATGTGCTAAAAATAGTCCAAGGCACACATCTTCCTTTTAGCGACGAGACATTTCAAAAGCTAGCTGACATGAAGGTGGTAAAGAAG AACTATAAGCTAGATGTAGCCTCTATGCAGAACCCGACAGCCGCAATTTTATCTGCTATTGCTTTGCGAGGTTACTCTTAG
- a CDS encoding Schizosaccharomyces specific protein: MIVGKNLRLFRPQFVGFIPSTRSWFHNASVQQSILGRIKDMFGKEKEKGEEQVSQKDLPTLEVVFPKKRTNASKFEGQRLFEKFSGEKLNRADTLSIINSLRSSETFPSPWSPENRLLAAKLAYQKTGHIVYDSPLQEISNWDDMYRYYDIRVDYGDSTVRGRTTWKPTEELMLLPNVVLHIDKNGLPTEDQPTGEPVKTPESI; this comes from the coding sequence ATGATTGTTGGAAAGAATTTGCGCCTTTTTCGGCCACAATTTGTCGGATTCATTCCATCGACACGTTCATGGTTCCATAATGCCAGCGTTCAGCAAAGTATTCTAGGAAGAATCAAAGACatgtttggaaaagaaaaagaaaaaggagaagaacAAGTTTCTCAGAAAGATCTCCCTACCTTAGAAGTggtttttccaaaaaaaaggacgAACGCTTCTAAATTCGAAGGACAGCGGCTTTTTGAGAAGTTTTCCGGTGAAAAACTAAACAGAGCTGACACTCTCAGTATCATAAACAGCCTCCGATCTTCTGAAACATTTCCTTCACCTTGGTCCCCTGAAAATCGTTTGCTTGCAGCAAAATTAGCATATCAAAAGACAGGACATATTGTCTATGATTCTCCATTACAAGAGATTTCAAATTGGGATGATATGTACCGGTACTACGATATTCGAGTAGATTATGGAGACTCCACCGTGCGAGGACGCACAACTTGGAAGCCTACAGAAGAACTGATGCTTTTGCCAAATGTTGTTTTGCACATTGATAAAAACGGATTACCTACGGAGGATCAACCAACAGGAGAGCCAGTGAAGACACCCGAATCTATCTAA
- the xlf1 gene encoding XRCC4-like nonhomologous end joining factor, Cernunnon Xlf1/Nej1 yields the protein MSNWTQLRGHNYHFIRAHFNSEGSDYVMKISITDLTRLWGCSYSKDQTIEQAEKERCPIDPFETFDTLIEILSELLLNVSSESNAKLEETKSDESISLICNGKVTKDIQLSWKWSLRLQPAEAMSTMIWFPLTYHFLSSEIRSPAGSLFSIVQDRSQQLHDHSWIDRAAAERSAKSTPSTPKKRPAFVDLISPKRSRINYDFFE from the exons ATGTCTAACTGGACGCAATTACGTGGTCATAACTATCATTTTATCCGAGCTCATTTTAATTCTGAGGGTTCAGACTATGTTATGAAAATTTCCATCACTGATCTAACAAGGCTATGGGGATGCTCATACTCAAAGGACCAAACTATCGAACAAGCAGAG AAAGAACGATGTCCAATTGATccttttgaaacttttgatACACTAATCGAAATACTCAGCGAACTACTTTTAAACGTCTCGTCAGAAAGCAATGCTAAGctagaagaaacaaaatctGACGAGTCCATTTCTTTAATATGCAACGGCAAAGTGACAAAAGACATTCAGCTCAGTTGGAAATGGTCACTCCGACTGCAGCCAGCAGAAGCAATGTCAACAATGATTTGGTTTCCTCTCACTTAtcactttctttcttctgaaaTTCGTTCACCTGCCGgatctttattttcaattgtaCAAGACAGATCCCAACAACTTCATGATCACTCATGGATTGACAGAGCTGCAGCAGAACGCTCAGCAAAGTCCACTCCATCTACACCAAAGAAGCGGCCGGCCTTTGTCGACCTTATATCTCCTAAACGTTCACGAATAAATTatgacttttttgaataa
- the tho7 gene encoding THO complex subunit Tho7, which yields MEEAAIRSRLNVEERPLRRLISRCLGFTNEKPDEASLKNLEIEFAAMSAFWLRLQMQLDTHDKEINIYQNDLEKTQQDYEQEQKDISNLEQNLLLAQQEQVKQEEYDELAKPIMARGLRSRGEQLESIAKLESAIQELEEENKNYEQKWNQRKENFEKIVQGIDEFRTVLHPSNDADSDSEEGIASEGDTPSSSGFK from the exons ATGGAGG AAGCTGCAATTCGTTCGCGTTTGAATGTTGAGGAAAGGCCTTTACGGCGCTTGATCAGTCGCTGTCTGGGATTTACGAATGAAAAGCCAGATGAAGCAAGTCTAAAGAATCTAGAAATCGAGTTTGCTGCCATGTCTGCCTTTTGGCTTCGTCTACAAATGCAATTGGACACCCATGACAAAGAAATCaatatttatcaaaatgACTTGGAAAAAACCC AGCAAGATTATGAGCAAGAGCAGAAAGACATTTCAAACTTGGAGCAAAATTTACTCCTTGCCCAGCAGGAACAGGTAAAGCAAGAAGAATATGATGAACTTGCCAAACCTATCATGGCAAGAGGATTACGGTCGAGAGGTGAACAATTAGA ATCTATTGCAAAGTTAGAAAGCGCCATTCAAGAATTagaggaagaaaacaaaaactatGAACAGAAGTGGAACCAAAGGAAAgagaattttgaaaaaattgtcCAAGGCATCGATGAATTTCGAACTGTTCTTCATCCATCCAACGATGCTGATTCCGATTCCGAAGAAGGCATCGCCAGTGAAGGGGACACTCCATCTTCTTCCGGCTTCAAATAA
- the rps1702 gene encoding 40S ribosomal protein S17 → MGRVRTKTTKRASRVVIEKYYPRLTLDFQTNKRIVDEVAIIASKRLRNKIAGYSTHLMRRIQRGPVRGISFKLQEEERERKDQYVPDVSELEKEKVSVDQDTKDMIKALGYDSIPTLVVNPSARPERPFRFNKH, encoded by the exons ATG GGTCGTGTACGTACCAAAACTACGAAGAGAGCTTCTCGCGTAGTGATCGAGAAATACTATCCTCGTCTCACGTTGGATTTCCAAACCAACAAGAGAATTGTCGATGAGGTCGCTATCATTGCTTCCAAGCGTCTTCGCAACAAGATTGCTGGTTACTCGACTCACCTTATGAGACGTATTCAACGTGGCCCTGTCCGCGGTATCTCCTTTAAGCTTCAAGAGGAGGAGCGTGAACGCAAGGACCAATACGTTCCTGACGTCTCTGAGCTCGAGAAGGAGAAGGTTAGCGTTGACCAAGACACCAAGGACATGATCAAGGCTCTTGGCTACGACTCCATTCCTACTCTTGTCGTTAACCCCTCTGCTCGTCCTGAGCGCCCCTTCCGCTTCAACAAGCACTAG